From a single Meles meles chromosome 21, mMelMel3.1 paternal haplotype, whole genome shotgun sequence genomic region:
- the LOC123933569 gene encoding translation initiation factor IF-2-like: MAHNHEPSTEMPTTLLTVPPGRPSLTQRHPAQKGTGRATQYTRGWGRAQRGTAIEKESPLRVGTAPNGPPRPAGIRRSEENNVLRSSVGRETTTPVSPASPLLSGQPGELRTDTLLSEKGQGSSPPGSTSQRAADPGRSSQAGCGAPAPHHWALLPPQGRARSPEPRSPAPGSLQPHPSQGSRGPSGAVEEGPEESRAGPIQAKTRRTASLRGKAGRGGNGRGLHGQPQRPGHL; encoded by the exons ATGGCTCACAATCATGAGCCAAGCACTGAGATGCCTACCACCCTCTTAACCGTCCCACCTGGCAGGCCAAGTCTGACTCAGCGTCACCCAGCGCAGAAGGGGACCGGCCGTGCCACACAATACACACGGGGCTGGGGGCGAGCCCAGCGGGGCACGGCAATCGAAAAAGAGAGCCCTCTCCGGGTCGGCACTGCCCCTAATGGTCCCCCTCGCCCAGCTGGAATTAGAAGGAGCGAGGAAAACAACGTACTGAGGAGTTCTGTGGGGAGAGAGACCACCACCCCAGTATCACCAGCCAGCCCCCTCCTCTCGGGCCAACCTGGAGAGCTGAGGACAGACACACTCCTGTCTGAAAAG GGACAGGGAAGCTCACCGCCCGGGTCAACCAGCCAGAGAGCAGCAGATCCGGGCCGGAGCTCCCAGGCTGGTTGCGGAGCACCGGCTCCGCACCACTGGGCCCTGCTGCCGCCGCAAGGGCGAGCTCGGAGCCCGGAGCCCCGGAGCCCCGCCCCGGGCAGCCTCCAGCCGCACCCCAGCCAGGGCTCTAGAGGCCCGTCAGGAGCCGTGGAAGAGGGCCCAGAGGAGAGCAGGGCCGGGCCCATACAGGCGAAGACGCGCCGGACCGCGAGCCTGAGGGGCAAGGCCGGCCGTGGAGGCAATGGCAGGGGCCTCCACGGGCAGCCCCAGAGGCCCGGCCACCTGTGA